The following coding sequences are from one Thermococcus sp. MV5 window:
- a CDS encoding flagella accessory protein C, translated as TQINELREEIDRLDRVIKDVMVLYEIVSQQINPFKDVDSSNPLLGEIQELSEQVESLKAEISQIKSDLRLLVIDGVDLDELIYDALSEGRT; from the coding sequence GACCCAGATAAACGAGCTCCGTGAGGAGATAGACAGGCTCGACAGGGTGATAAAGGACGTTATGGTCCTCTACGAAATCGTCTCACAGCAGATTAACCCGTTCAAGGACGTTGATTCGTCCAACCCCCTGCTTGGCGAGATACAGGAGCTTAGTGAGCAGGTTGAGAGCCTGAAAGCCGAGATATCCCAGATAAAATCTGATCTCAGGCTCCTTGTCATAGATGGTGTTGATCTCGATGAGCTGATATACGATGCCCTGTCGGAGGGGAGAACATGA